In Acaryochloris marina S15, a single genomic region encodes these proteins:
- a CDS encoding SgcJ/EcaC family oxidoreductase — MMNAAYQPAQPCSSAQPQQRTFLRIKNVIGMLLGCCLLLSFVCTPVLAETRCPTVAPAEIADLFEQWDQSLQTGQPSEVVKTYAPDAILVPTVSNRVRHTPAEIEDYFQGFLALKPDGRIVEQNIQVFCDLAVNSGLYAFAVVKEGRPSELMARFTFVYRKIGDRWLIVDHHSSGMPEQNI; from the coding sequence ATGATGAACGCTGCCTATCAACCCGCTCAGCCCTGCAGCTCAGCTCAGCCCCAGCAGAGAACGTTTCTCAGAATCAAGAACGTGATTGGAATGCTTTTGGGCTGCTGCTTACTATTGAGTTTTGTTTGTACACCCGTTCTCGCTGAAACTCGCTGCCCAACCGTGGCCCCCGCAGAGATTGCCGATTTGTTTGAGCAATGGGATCAATCCCTGCAAACAGGTCAACCCAGTGAAGTCGTCAAAACCTATGCCCCTGATGCCATTCTGGTGCCCACGGTTTCCAACCGAGTTCGACATACCCCTGCTGAAATTGAAGATTACTTCCAAGGCTTCCTGGCCCTGAAGCCGGATGGTCGTATCGTCGAGCAAAATATCCAGGTTTTTTGTGATCTGGCTGTTAATTCTGGCCTCTATGCCTTTGCAGTGGTCAAAGAGGGGCGACCTTCAGAGCTGATGGCGAGATTTACCTTTGTCTATCGCAAAATTGGCGATCGCTGGCTGATTGTCGATCACCACTCTTCGGGTATGCCCGAACAAAACATCTAG
- a CDS encoding ribulose bisphosphate carboxylase small subunit gives MPLRQQPSPPTPWDQGLDQPQISESAYVHSSTSLIGDVRLGHQVLIAPGTSIRADEGMPFYIGANTNIQDGVVIHGLERGRVTGDDGESYSVWIGEHTCITHMALIHGPAYIGDDCFIGFRSTVFNSKVGHRCIVMMHALIQDVEIPPGKYVGSGVVITHQSEADRLPDAKTTDHRFSHHVVEINRALLAGYRCADDIACAAPLNNGHRSEIARPQNEKLQEQLSAEVLEQILGQLRLGNQIGIEQADARHFKVGAWQSCPPLEGTNPQQVLNSLNRRMTEYQGNAVRVFSIDSHKQRVMEWLLQRPMPS, from the coding sequence ATGCCTCTACGTCAGCAACCTTCACCTCCGACCCCTTGGGATCAAGGGCTGGATCAACCTCAAATTAGTGAGTCGGCCTATGTGCATTCCTCAACGAGCTTGATCGGAGATGTTCGTCTGGGACACCAAGTCTTAATCGCACCTGGCACGTCCATTCGAGCAGATGAGGGTATGCCCTTTTACATTGGTGCAAATACTAATATTCAGGATGGTGTGGTCATACATGGCTTAGAACGAGGCCGAGTCACCGGAGATGATGGTGAGTCTTACTCGGTCTGGATTGGTGAACATACCTGCATTACCCATATGGCTTTGATTCACGGGCCTGCTTATATTGGCGATGATTGTTTCATCGGCTTTCGATCAACGGTGTTTAATTCCAAGGTAGGGCACCGCTGTATTGTGATGATGCATGCGCTTATCCAGGATGTGGAAATTCCACCTGGAAAATATGTTGGATCAGGGGTTGTGATTACCCACCAAAGCGAGGCCGACCGACTACCGGATGCCAAGACAACTGATCATCGTTTTTCTCATCATGTGGTGGAGATCAATCGAGCTTTACTGGCGGGCTATCGCTGTGCAGACGATATTGCCTGTGCTGCACCGTTGAACAATGGCCATCGCTCTGAGATAGCTCGACCTCAGAATGAAAAGCTTCAAGAACAGCTGAGCGCTGAAGTGCTGGAACAGATTCTGGGGCAACTTCGGTTGGGGAATCAAATTGGCATTGAACAGGCCGATGCCAGACATTTCAAAGTGGGGGCTTGGCAAAGCTGTCCACCCCTTGAGGGGACAAACCCACAGCAAGTTCTGAACAGTCTCAATCGCAGAATGACGGAATATCAAGGTAACGCAGTGCGAGTCTTCAGCATTGACTCCCATAAGCAACGGGTGATGGAGTGGCTCTTGCAAAGGCCTATGCCTTCTTAG
- the hisI gene encoding phosphoribosyl-AMP cyclohydrolase, which translates to MTLSFAQRTSVEAVEEGSLLSPKFDQDGLMPVVTTDAQTGELLMHAYMNQTALMKTIETGEAHYYSRSRQTLWHKGATSGLIQYVQQLLIDDDQDCLWMRVTVAGSGASCHVGYRSCFYRQIPLGTEAVDGPSPIALTFTEAAKTFDPQRVYGDAPNPTQL; encoded by the coding sequence ATGACTCTCTCATTCGCTCAGCGTACCTCTGTCGAAGCAGTCGAAGAAGGATCGCTGCTTTCCCCCAAGTTTGATCAAGACGGTTTAATGCCTGTGGTGACCACTGATGCCCAAACAGGTGAACTGCTCATGCATGCCTATATGAATCAGACAGCTTTGATGAAAACAATTGAAACTGGAGAGGCCCATTACTACAGCCGCAGCCGTCAGACCCTCTGGCACAAAGGTGCCACCAGTGGCTTGATTCAATACGTTCAACAATTGCTGATTGATGATGATCAAGACTGCCTGTGGATGCGGGTGACCGTTGCGGGGTCTGGAGCTAGTTGCCATGTAGGGTATCGGTCTTGTTTTTATCGTCAAATTCCTTTGGGGACGGAAGCAGTGGACGGCCCCTCTCCCATTGCCTTGACCTTTACAGAAGCGGCCAAAACCTTTGACCCCCAACGGGTCTATGGGGATGCCCCCAATCCGACGCAGCTTTGA
- a CDS encoding GTP-binding protein — protein sequence MLPIPGLFEYRLPVTLITGFLGSGKTTLLNHLMRNLGDRRAAVFVNEFGAIDIDSQILVTVDEDLVALSNGCICCQIRDDFLMAFRRVLAYNQMQTSAGKKGLDAIFLETSGVADPYPLMLTFRATELFSLTRLDAILTVVDAEAFTAEHFQSQAALAQIQHGDIILLNKTDLVDQEQLRSVETEIQRLKPQAKMLPMTYGQVPLSSVLDVDLYSEEMAAGPPSETQHLKDDGFVAVPFESDRPFNLRKFQQFLDYQLPSEVFRAKGVLWFDESPRRHLFQLSGKRSQLQDESWLDSPKNQLVCIGRNLDSEQLQHQLHQCLAP from the coding sequence ATGCTTCCCATCCCTGGACTATTTGAATATCGCCTGCCCGTTACCCTGATAACGGGCTTTTTGGGGAGTGGTAAAACCACTCTGCTGAACCATCTCATGCGCAATCTGGGGGATCGACGAGCGGCCGTTTTTGTCAATGAATTCGGAGCGATTGACATTGATAGCCAAATTCTAGTGACCGTGGATGAAGATCTAGTGGCTTTGTCTAACGGCTGTATCTGTTGCCAAATTAGGGATGATTTTCTCATGGCCTTCCGACGGGTCTTGGCTTATAACCAAATGCAAACGTCCGCCGGGAAAAAGGGGCTAGATGCCATTTTCTTGGAAACATCCGGGGTGGCCGATCCCTATCCGCTGATGCTCACTTTTAGAGCCACCGAACTCTTTAGCCTGACCCGTTTAGATGCGATCCTAACCGTTGTGGATGCTGAGGCCTTTACTGCTGAACATTTCCAAAGTCAGGCTGCTCTTGCCCAAATTCAACATGGCGACATTATCCTGCTGAATAAAACCGATCTAGTCGATCAAGAACAGCTCAGGTCCGTAGAAACTGAGATTCAGCGCCTGAAGCCCCAGGCCAAGATGCTACCCATGACCTATGGCCAAGTTCCTCTGTCTAGCGTTTTGGATGTGGATCTCTATTCTGAGGAAATGGCAGCCGGCCCACCCTCAGAAACCCAGCATCTCAAGGATGATGGGTTTGTAGCGGTACCCTTTGAAAGTGATCGCCCCTTTAACTTGAGAAAATTCCAGCAATTTCTGGACTATCAGCTACCCTCAGAAGTCTTTCGGGCCAAGGGGGTTCTCTGGTTTGACGAAAGTCCCCGCAGACATCTGTTTCAACTGAGTGGTAAACGGAGCCAACTGCAGGATGAGTCGTG
- the folE gene encoding GTP cyclohydrolase I FolE, producing the protein MTLPSITTFNPEEIVTESQSIVSEAEMQAAVRTLLLGMGEDPDREGLRDTPKRVVKSLKFLSSGYQQSLDELLNGAVFSEDLDEMVLVRDIDLFSSCEHHILPIIGKAHVAYIPNGKVIGLSKIARICEMYARRLQVQERLTAQIADALQGLLKPQGVAVVVEASHMCMVMRGVQKPGSWTSTSSMRGVFSSDARTRQEFFNLIAHSPAIR; encoded by the coding sequence ATGACCTTGCCTTCCATAACGACCTTCAATCCTGAAGAGATCGTCACTGAATCTCAGTCCATTGTCTCGGAGGCCGAAATGCAGGCTGCCGTCCGTACGTTGTTGCTGGGTATGGGTGAAGATCCCGATCGAGAAGGACTCCGAGATACCCCTAAGCGAGTGGTTAAATCCTTAAAATTTCTGTCTTCGGGTTATCAGCAGTCCCTAGATGAATTGCTGAATGGGGCTGTCTTCTCCGAAGACCTGGATGAAATGGTCTTGGTGCGCGATATTGACCTCTTTAGTTCCTGCGAACATCATATCTTGCCCATTATTGGCAAAGCCCATGTGGCTTATATTCCCAACGGCAAAGTGATTGGCCTATCGAAAATTGCCCGCATCTGTGAGATGTATGCTCGGCGACTCCAGGTACAAGAACGATTAACGGCACAAATTGCCGATGCGTTGCAGGGCCTACTGAAGCCCCAAGGAGTCGCTGTGGTCGTAGAGGCAAGCCATATGTGCATGGTCATGCGAGGGGTACAAAAACCTGGCTCTTGGACCTCGACAAGCTCCATGCGAGGCGTGTTTTCCAGTGATGCCCGCACCCGCCAAGAGTTTTTTAACCTGATCGCCCACTCACCTGCAATTCGGTAG
- the thrS gene encoding threonine--tRNA ligase — MSTASSTLSAPNSAEQLQRLRHTCAHVMAMAVQHLFPETKVTIGPTTETGFYYDFDRAQAFTPDDLDAISTQMRRIIKAKLPIICEQVDRDQMQAELEQLQEPYKLEILAQIPAGETITRYFIGSPDTGRTQHPEAEASLIEPLPVAPNEFWWDLCSGPHLNSTGELNPKAFRLESVAGAYWRGDEAQAQLQRIYGTAWETPKQLKVYLHQKEEAQRRDHRLLGKTLKLFSIEDNAGGGLVFWHPRGARIRQVIEAYWRQAHIQGGYELLYTPHMANLDLWKTSGHFEFYRDSMFDQMDVENQAYQIKPMNCPFHVLTYQHDLHSYREFPLRWAELGTVYRYERSGTLHGLMRVRGFTQDDAHIFCLPDQVADEILAVLNLTETILSDFGFREYEVNLSTRPGKSVGSDDIWDLATQALRTALERKGWDYLTDEGGGAFYGPKIDLKIRDAIGRLWQCSTIQVDFNLPERFKMEYVAADGSRQRPIMIHRAIFGSLERFFGILIENYAGDFPLWLAPVQMRLLVVSDAQRPYALEVLEQLQQRGFRAEVDQTGERLGKQIRQSALDKIPVVAVVGKKEVETQTLTIRTRHSEEQELLKLPELCDKMQTAIDAKQQI, encoded by the coding sequence ATGTCTACTGCTTCTTCTACGCTATCAGCGCCCAATTCCGCCGAACAATTGCAGCGACTCCGCCACACCTGTGCCCATGTGATGGCCATGGCGGTGCAGCATCTGTTTCCTGAAACAAAGGTGACGATTGGTCCCACGACTGAGACAGGTTTCTACTATGACTTTGACCGTGCTCAGGCATTTACACCAGACGATTTAGATGCCATATCCACTCAGATGCGGCGGATTATCAAAGCCAAGTTGCCCATCATCTGCGAACAAGTGGATCGCGATCAGATGCAGGCTGAACTGGAACAGTTACAAGAACCCTATAAGTTAGAAATATTGGCCCAGATTCCTGCGGGGGAAACCATTACCCGTTATTTTATTGGCAGTCCAGACACGGGACGAACTCAACATCCCGAAGCGGAAGCCTCACTGATTGAGCCGTTGCCAGTGGCCCCCAATGAATTTTGGTGGGATCTGTGCTCAGGTCCCCATCTCAACAGTACGGGGGAGCTAAATCCTAAGGCTTTTAGGCTCGAAAGCGTCGCCGGAGCCTACTGGCGTGGCGATGAAGCCCAGGCGCAACTGCAGCGGATCTATGGAACCGCCTGGGAAACACCGAAGCAGTTAAAAGTGTACCTGCACCAAAAAGAAGAAGCCCAGCGTCGGGACCACCGTCTTTTGGGCAAGACCCTCAAGCTTTTTAGTATTGAAGACAACGCAGGGGGAGGACTGGTCTTTTGGCATCCACGGGGGGCTCGAATTCGCCAGGTCATTGAAGCGTACTGGCGACAAGCGCACATCCAGGGGGGGTATGAGTTGCTCTATACCCCCCATATGGCCAATCTGGATCTGTGGAAAACCTCGGGTCATTTCGAATTTTATCGGGACAGCATGTTTGATCAAATGGATGTGGAGAACCAGGCCTATCAGATCAAGCCCATGAATTGTCCCTTTCATGTCCTCACCTATCAGCACGATCTCCACTCCTATCGAGAGTTTCCCCTGCGGTGGGCGGAGTTAGGGACGGTCTATCGGTACGAACGCTCCGGGACTCTACATGGACTGATGCGGGTTCGGGGCTTTACCCAAGACGATGCCCATATTTTTTGTCTACCAGATCAGGTAGCCGACGAGATTTTGGCGGTTCTGAACTTAACCGAGACGATTTTGTCGGACTTTGGCTTTCGAGAGTATGAGGTTAATCTCTCAACCCGGCCTGGTAAATCAGTGGGCAGCGATGATATTTGGGATTTGGCTACCCAGGCCTTGCGCACAGCCCTAGAACGTAAAGGTTGGGATTACCTCACGGATGAAGGCGGGGGTGCCTTTTATGGACCCAAGATTGATCTGAAGATACGGGATGCCATTGGACGGCTGTGGCAATGCTCCACGATTCAGGTGGACTTTAATTTGCCTGAGCGCTTCAAGATGGAATATGTCGCCGCAGATGGATCGCGGCAGCGCCCGATTATGATTCATCGGGCCATTTTTGGGTCTTTGGAGCGATTCTTCGGCATTTTGATCGAGAATTATGCGGGGGATTTCCCCCTGTGGCTAGCACCCGTGCAGATGCGGCTACTCGTCGTCAGTGATGCCCAGCGACCCTATGCCCTTGAGGTTTTAGAGCAGCTTCAGCAAAGGGGCTTCCGGGCTGAAGTCGATCAGACGGGAGAGCGTTTAGGAAAACAAATTCGTCAGTCAGCCCTAGACAAAATTCCGGTGGTTGCTGTGGTGGGAAAAAAAGAAGTTGAAACCCAGACCCTCACTATTCGCACTCGGCATTCAGAAGAGCAGGAGCTATTGAAGCTCCCAGAACTGTGCGACAAAATGCAGACCGCCATTGATGCCAAACAACAAATTTAG